Proteins from one Cryptomeria japonica chromosome 4, Sugi_1.0, whole genome shotgun sequence genomic window:
- the LOC131064786 gene encoding LRR receptor-like serine/threonine-protein kinase EFR — translation MKIVMLTLLLFYSAQSAHMAKTSNDTDQQALIGFKASLLLDPYNSLSDWSANNTFCNWIGVTCSSRRQRVVSLNLTGMGLLGPISPLLGNLSLLKVLDLSSNSFQGNIPCHIGKLFRLKKLILSTNKLEPSVPSCLADCRSLQDISFSYNNLSGPIPSELGLLPRLETLWIGDNNLTGTIPLTLGNLSSLTELRLRNNRLYGSIPGELGLLTKLRWLDLDFNYLTGPIPTALFNCTLLNTLRLAVNLLTGNIPWEFGKLSELQQLHLFTNQFTGEIPSSLSNCTLLQKLQLAFNNLTDLSANYFTGIIPSSVGLLPSSLSYFLLPFNELEGSIPDEIGNLTNIAALDLGANNFSGTIPSSLSALPNLERLRLDNNNLHGVIPENFGLAKRLGLLSICCNMLSGKIPDSLGSLPQLREIYLHDNQLSGEIPASLGRCHTVELVDLAYNKFTGKIPPEVAGLPNLQFYFNVSNNLLQGSLLEMSKMVIVLAIDVSVNHFSDAIPIALQSCKALEYLNLSWNAFTGPIPTSLAELENLQDMDLSSNNLTGTIPVAFKDMKKLRHLNLSSNRLIGEVPKGGIFSVVTGVSAVMGNLGLCGTWINLPPCTHIRVKHPPDSRKVVIPVVVALQFS, via the exons ATGAAGATAGTTATGCTCACTCTGCTACTCTTTTACTCTGCACAGTCTGCTCATATGGCAAAGACTTCTAATGATACTGATCAACAAGCTCTGATTGGTTTCAAGGCTTCTCTCCTTTTGGATCCATATAATTCCTTGTCCGATTGGTCTGCCAATAACACTTTCTGCAATTGGATTGGTGTTACTTGCTCTTCTCGTCGACAGCGTGTGGTTTCCTTGAATCTCACAGGTATGGGATTACTCGGCCCAATCTCTCCTTTACTAGGAAATCTTTCTCTCCTTAAAGTACTTGATCTTTCTAGCAACAGCTTCCAAGGCAATATTCCATGTCATATCGGAAAGCTTTTTCGCTTGAAAAAGCTTATTCTATCTACCAATAAATTGGAGCCCTCTGTCCCGTCCTGTCTTGCAGATTGTCGGTCTCTGCAAGATATCAGCTTCTCTTATAATAATCTGAGCGGGCCCATTCCCTCCGAGCTTGGTCTTCTTCCACGTTTAGAAACCCTTTGGATAGGAGATAACAATCTTACAGGCACAATACCATTAACCCTAGGTAACCTCTCCTCATTAACTGAGTTGAGATTGAGAAACAATAGACTCTATGGTAGTATTCCTGGGGAATTGGGTCTACTCACTAAACTTAGATGGCTTGATCTAGACTTCAATTACTTAACAGGACCAATTCCCACTGCCCTTTTCAATTGCACTCTTCTGAACACATTAAGATTAGCTGTTAACCTCTTGACTGGTAACATTCCCTGGGAGTTTGGCAAACTATCGGAGTTGCAACAATTGCACCTATTTACAAATCAGTTCACGGGAGAAATTCCAAGTTCTCTCTCTAATTGTACCCTTCTTCAAAAGCTTCAACTAGCGTTCAACAATTTGACCG ATTTGTCTGCAAATTATTTCACTGGCATTATACCTTCTTCAGTTGGCCTCCTCCCAAGTAGTCTCTCCTATTTTCTTTTGCCCTTCAATGAATTAGAAGGAAGCATACCAGATGAGATTGGCAACCTGACAAACATAGCAGCGCTAGATTTAGGTGCCAACAATTTCAGTGGCACCATCCCATCTTCATTGAGTGCACTGCCTAATCTAGAAAGATTGAGATTAGATAATAATAATTTACATGGAGTAATTCCAGAGAACTTTGGTCTTGCAAAAAGGCTGGGACTGTTGTCAATATGTTGCAACATGTTATCAGGGAAAATTCCAGACAGTCTTGGCAGTCTTCCCCAACTAAGAGAGATTTATCTCCATGACAATCAATTGTCAGGAGAAATACCTGCTAGTTTAGGAAGATGCCACACTGTGGAGCTGGTGGATTTGGCTTACAACAAATTTACAGGCAAGATACCTCCAGAAGTTGCTGGTCTCCCAAATCTCCAATTCTATTTCAACGTGTCCAACAATTTATTGCAGGGTTCTCTGTTAGAAATGAGTAAGATGGTGATTGTTCTAGCTATAGATGTATCTGTTAATCATTTCTCAGATGCCATTCCAATCGCACTGCAAAGCTGCAAAGCACTGGAATATCTTAATCTGTCTTGGAATGCATTCACAGGTCCGATTCCGACATCACTAGCAGAACTGGAAAATCTTCAAGACATGGATCTTTCCAGCAACAATTTGACTGGAACAATACCAGTGGCATTCAAAGACATGAAAAAGCTCAGGCATCTTAATCTCTCTTCAAATAGATTGATTGGGGAGGTCCCAAAGGGGGGAATTTTTTCAGTAGTAACGGGTGTTTCAGCAGTTATGGGAAATCTTGGGCTTTGTGGCACATGGATAAACTTGCCGCCATGCACTCATATCAGAGTAAAACATCCACCAGACTCCAGAAAGGTAGTAATTCCTGTTGTGGTCGCACTGCAATTTTCATAA